The nucleotide sequence ACTAATTtcttaaagataaataaataaaaatcttaatgactcCAGAATTGAACAATATGAATACATggcaccacctattggtcaacATTGGTAATTGCACAGAGATTTAAAGCTAATTGTGGATGAGAAATGAGAATGCGCATTGAAACTTACAATAAGGCAACCGACAACATCGTTCTCATCAAAAGCCTCCCCAAAGTCCTCCGTCACACCGTTGCTGGTTTTCTTGGCCTTAGATGAAAAGCCATATGAGTGTGCTTCCTCccctgtaaatatatataaagggcAAAGAAATACTCAAATGACATTGTGAATTTATTAGATCAACTTCACTAGATTCTTGCAAGAAACCAAAGACCCTCACCTAGCAGAAGAGAGCTACTGGCCAGTGACCAACCCACCAAAACATCATGAATCTCAATTCCTTTACTGGAAATGTGTTTTACAGGAATCTTCTCTATAATCTGATGCAAAGATATGCAAAAACAGGGCTAAGGGCATGACAGGACAGTTATAAATAGTACAGATCAAGTTAAGGCAGTGCTCTTACCTTCATTTCGAAGCAAGCCTTGCCCTTTGCCACACCGTAAGATGCCCGTCCCCCGGCCCACAGGTAAGCAAAGCTCTCCATAGTGAGTGAGGAGGCGCTATACCGATCCCGAGACACCTTGAAGTGCAGGTCACAGTTGTCTGTGGAAAATTAGAGACGGACACTTTATTTCTGAAGCTTTATAGTGGCTTCAAATCCTGTTGGCAAAAGCTTAGAGGAACAGATGAGAAGAACAAATTTTCTGctctaaattttttaataatttaataacctCACTGAACATTTTACACTTTTTAGAAATATAATCTGCATGTTACGCTTTTCAGCGTGATTGTGTGGGATCATCGTTACTTACAGGTGTCCAAACACACAGCTGTGTCATCAAACTCTTCATCCTCTTCTTCCAGTGGAGGCTGGGGAGACTTTGCCCTGAGGGAACCATCAAAGAAATAACCATGAAATTCAATCAAATTCAGTTCAGAGCCATTAGAAGATCCCACTGAGCTCCCTTTGGATTTTAAATACGCTCCAACTGAGTATATTTACAGGTGTGAAACATTTGCTTTTTGCAATAATTCTGCTTATTTATATGAACTATTTTctaataaactattaaataaaaatcagaagTTACTATTTGTTAAAGAAAATGTGACTATAATTTAGGATACACACACATAGTACAATCTTAACCATGTACATGGTAAAAAAAActagttaataaataataataataataaaataagctccaataagatttcatttgaaatattttaaaggtaAACCACTTGAAAGGTTGTGacttattgatttaaaattattattattattaatattattaatttttttatttaaaattgtatatttttttttaatattgtttttttattgtaaatttttttttttatttattgtttttaaaaattcaatctatctatctatctatctatctatctatctatctctatctatctatctatctatctatctatctatctatctatctatctatctataatagtgatttataaatgatatattatgTATGGTTATGTAAAAAACCTGAGAAAAGACAACACTTCAtcgataaataaatgaaaatacaattaaattcaattaaccatcataaacataaaacaatattaatatgatacatacaaaaaaaatacaccagATCACTTTAGTCAAAACTTCTAGGAAATACACCACGCAAACATTATCAGATAAACATTTTCTTCCTTTAACAGCCCAAGATCTGACCTTGAAACATGATTCCTAAGGAAAAGATACCACTTGTTCTGAGGTGACAGAGATGCCCTTATTTAAAACGGTCAGTAAAAATGTGTGTTTCTTTGCACTGATGTGGAACAGCATGTCAGATTTGGCGCTTTACTGCCAAAACTGCTCATAAATCTTTAAGGTGCAGTGGAACCTCAGGAGTACCAGAGGACAACTGCACATTTCTTACCGGCTGTATTTGCTTTCTTCAATAAATTCAAAGTAGCCCCTTCCATGTTCATCTCGGCGTCTCTTTACACACTTCTTATTCTTCCGTTCATCATTCTTGTCTGCATCCCCtttggaaataaaacaataaatcataagGAGGCGTACCTCCCCGCTGGACTCATCATGATGTAACATGATGGTCCACATAGTTACTGGAGGATTTCTAGTTATTTCAGTTGTGCATGAATTGCAGTGACcagtattttaaaagaaaggtgtatttaattataagtttgcatgttttaaatgaaGGAGCAATGCCTTACAGTGCAGTTTGCACACTGTAGTGGGTATAAACAGGAGGTTGCTGTGCAACTTTGGGCTAAGtaacacacattttcatattcACATTGCATGCGTCTTGAAGAAAGGTGTTACAGTGTGTGCACATTTGGTAAGGGGCAAAACTCACAAGCACCTCTTTCCCCATGAGTGCAACTTGTGCTTGACAGaacaaacattattacaaaatgaaaATCAGGAATATGCAAATTGCAAAAATCACTCACAAATCCATCCTTTTAGAAGTAAATATGAATGATAACTAGTCTCTTACAggaattcatattaatttaatgacAACATTAATTTAAAGGTTAATGGTTGCATTTCTAAGCTGGTAGTCCAAAACTTTCCTATTTGTGcctgaaaatttaaattaaatttaaatttaaatttcatttgaatCAGTAACTTATGAactcaaaagaaaatgttttatgcaaatcacgacagaaaaaaatagtttcttcTAAATCAGAAGAATCTCTTGTTCAATTTGATATATTGTATAACAACTACACCAGCTTTACATCTACATGCTTTAAAACTAGTAATGCTATATAACTGACCATAAATATAGAAGTATATTTctacttttcatttaaattaacttaCATATAgccattaaatatgtaaatattatattaaagttcGAGACATAtagtacaaataaattattagtgatgaataaaaaaaatatataaaaaacattaaataaataaaaaatagggataaatacaataaataaattacatgtttatttgtttgtttactgatTGATTGCATGACACACTTTCTAAAGTTAAATCTATTAAATTCAAGTAAAATGTACACATGTAGTACACCAGTGGCACCATCTCCTGGGAATGGTATAAAATTATGCAACATGATTCtattgtttaatttgatatatgACATCTACACAAGCTTTTCATCTGCATGCCTAAAAACTGGAAATAGTATGGCTGACCATAAATATAGAAGTAGATTTTAATTTGTAGCCAATAAATATGGCAATATTGTATCAAATTTTGagatacaatgaaataaaaattaaaaataaacaaaaattaattaaattaaaacatgttaaaatcttttttgtctttatttatttttgtcttttgcaaTGATTAAATCTATTATATGACTATAATGTGAATTCATGTAGTATTCTGTTAATTGCATGAGTATTAAGTCAAAGGAACACAAATGGGACACCAGCAGCACCAGCTCCGGAGAATGACATCAAATCCTGAATGCTCTCGGCTGTCAGAATGAAATATTCTGCCATAGCAGCCcagataaataaaacatgaattgcACAAGCTTCATCACGTAATCTCACCCTCGCCAGGGCCCATGTCGAGAGCCACATCATCCTCATCAAATTTCTCCATCTCCTCATCGTCTTCTTTAAGCAGgacatcttcatcttcatctgatTTATCCAGCTCTACCCCtgcgtcctcctcctcctcctccatgtCATCATCCTGCTGCTCCCCAGCCTCCGAGTTATCTCCATCCTCCTCCTCAGCCTCCATACTCTCTCCAGCCAGGTCTTCCTCGAGGTCTTCATCGCCCATGTACCCGAGGCCGCCTCCATCCTCGTACTGTCCGTCAGAGCCGTTGGTGGACAGCGCCTCCTGATCCAGAGCGGCCTGCAGCCGCGCCATCAGCTCAGCCTTCAGCCCTTTATCGCTCAGACTCCTCTTCTTCAGCTCGTCCTTCAGCTCGTTCACTTTCAGCTTCTTCACATTCAGTGAGCTCATCTTGCCGTTTTAATCCTTTCTTTGTATCTTTAGACGTTATACCTCGAATGTATGAAATATGACCAGGAAGAGCAGGTTAAGAGCGGACTGTTCGGAGACGCTCGATGAGGTCACTGATGGGCAGCAGTCGCAGAAGAACGGGGCCAGTTGAGTCTTATTTAATCTACCGTAATACACATGATACATGCGCAAAATAATATACGTAAATATCACTACAGCTATGACATATGCATAATAGAAAATATCAGTATTTAGTCACTTTCATATGTCCAGAAAATGATAATAAACAAATTTGATACAGCACAGAAGGCAAAAAGTAAATATACCATTTTTATATATGGTTTactggaaaataaattaaatattacttatttaatattgTAGCATcggtttttttttcaatgccaCAAAAGCccattcaacttttttttttcttacttgagaaatttggttttcaaaacatttacaaaacgaTTACAGTCACtgcaaaaaatgcagaaaataaataaatacagtacagataACGCAAATCTACTAAACATTTTAAGTGTTTAgtataggctaattaaatattgCTATTGTAGTAGgctataattttattattcagtGACACAAGAggacataaaaacatatatattaacatattatattaacaatataaacttttttgtatttagatATTTTCTTAAAGgctatatgcattttatataaacattttaatgtaatatttataatatcgataatttaatattaatttaaaagaagcACTAATTTAAAATTGCGTCATTATATTATTCAACGCCACAAGAGCACATAAAAGTAGGAAATAAACATATCAGCATTGCCAAAGAACATATTTTTCTATAAACTACAATTTGTATAACTTTTTCTATATATCCtacatatacattatacaaatgtattatatatgcatttaagaGAAATTTGGTTTTCAAAACAACTACAtcattttacatatacataaaatgcagttaattaataaatattaatagccTAGATATAGTTCAGATATGGCAAACATggcaaaaaaatttttataaattgttttgtttttttcttgaaggctatatataatactattttatttatttttttgtaataaaatgtgaGAAATGTAAGTTTTGAATACTCCAGTAACAACGTCACGAATAAATAAGCGCAAGACCAGTCAGTGTTCACGTTACCTAGCAACCAATGTTTTAGACATGGCGGACAAGTACAGCGCAGGTAACAAAGTAACTTAAAACTTTCTTCTCTTTCAAGCTCACGATATACATAGTAGCATTTCTACTCTTACGCGCTGGTTTGTGTAACGTATCGAATATATAGCTCGCTAACGTTGAGTAAGAAGTAAGAAGTAACTGAGACGTCTAAAAAAAGCAttgtaacattttctgaaatACATCATTTCCTTTTGTCAGATACTATTATAACAGAAACTCAGAAGAGGATAAGTAACGCCTTTGACGTGTTTGACCACGAATCCAACAAGACTGTTGATGTCAGGTAACATCTCAGAGTTTTCAGACTAAAGTATGAAATAAATCATCCTTGATTTATTTCATACTTTAGTACTTCTCATCCTTAGATTTGCACTCTGACAGCTGTCTATGTCCTACATATGAAGGTTACTTTAGTTTAACACgaatatttttcattgtaaaaggAAATAGGCACCATTATCCGTTCCCTTGGCTGTTTCCCATCAGAAGCTGATTTGCATGATATCATTGCTGAGGTCAGTGGTCTGTTTTACAGTCGGTTCAATTGTAATTATGTTGTAATTATGCTGTGTGACTATTTCTACAGCTAGAAGAAGAAGAGCCGAATGGGTTTGTACGCTATGAGAAGTTTCTTCCAACTATGACTAAGATCCTGCTGGAGCGAAAGTAAGACTGAAAGTCACTGAGAGTGAAGTGATTAGGATCAGTTggataaattataataatcttgaGCTTTCTGCAAAATTACAAACAATTACACATCCCtgccaaaacagatgtttttaaaggaaattattatttttggttttctgtGTCTAAATGGTGTTATGTCCAATATGGCCAACAGTCTAATTCTTTAACTGTAACAACTGATCGAGTTGTTATTGTTCACTGAAACAAAAACTCCTAAAAATCATTTTGGAGTAATGGAAATAAAGttgaaactaaaataaagtaaacattagataaaaaaagagaacataGAAAAAAACTTGCCTtgacaactaaataaaataaataagttgaagtactcgaattactgaaataaaaatacattaaataaaaatatttttaaaaaatacttaaaaatttgcaaatgcacattaaaaatactaaaacataaactaaacttTAAACTAAAAGTTAGttgaaaatattagaataattctaaaataacactggtcataGAGCACCTTGTCAGTGTGCATTTAACAAACAATTtactattaacaaactattaagaCATTTCCAAATTGAACATCCAAAAACATGCATGGGACAAGATCAGATATGCCCAAACAATATGCTAAAAATTGTtaaagttcaattcaattcaagtttatttgtatagcgcttttcacgatgcaaagcagctttacagaaaattaagtttctacaatatatttagtagtagcttattagTGGGGACTCAGTCAAATAGATGTACATACGGC is from Cyprinus carpio isolate SPL01 chromosome B17, ASM1834038v1, whole genome shotgun sequence and encodes:
- the efcab2 gene encoding dynein regulatory complex protein 8, with amino-acid sequence MADKYSADTIITETQKRISNAFDVFDHESNKTVDVREIGTIIRSLGCFPSEADLHDIIAELEEEEPNGFVRYEKFLPTMTKILLERKFRPITEDLLLQAFEVLDQQKKGHLEPEELTKYLTQEGEPFTQEEMDEMLSAAVDPDKNVILYKDFVSMMTFDDTR